From the genome of Nasonia vitripennis strain AsymCx chromosome 1, Nvit_psr_1.1, whole genome shotgun sequence, one region includes:
- the Rhbdd1 gene encoding rhomboid domain containing 1, translated as MRPAQRRQPGLQYGLVLLASQAMNFGIDKIPPATLLGMAVQSLLYAGMIKVPWNPEDVCISTLKILKHKDWRSFVVSNFEHGSDMHLYYNMVSFLLKGSYLEPMYGTANFALLIGLLSLGCSSMYVFLGYALTQITTDYAYYTSCAIGFSAVLFALKVIVVCEEHDRPTDVGGFRVPSKFAVWAELVLIHLLVPNSSFIGHLGGILVGCLYCYTFVGEIVDSKLSTITGRPIIHEDQFYRRRTWRF; from the coding sequence ATGAGACCAGCACAAAGAAGGCAGCCAGGGCTGCAGTACGGACTGGTACTGTTAGCATCACAGGCCATGAATTTCGGAATTGACAAGATACCTCCTGCCACTCTCCTAGGAATGGCAGTTCAAAGTCTTCTATACGCCGGAATGATCAAAGTGCCATGGAATCCAGAGGACGTGTGCATCTCCACATTAAAAATTCTCAAGCACAAAGATTGGCGTTCCTTCGTAGTATCCAATTTTGAGCACGGATCAGATATGCATCTCTACTACAATATGGTATCGTTTCTCCTGAAAGGTTCCTATTTAGAGCCCATGTATGGAACAGCCAACTTTGCCTTGCTCATTGGTCTGTTATCCCTGGGTTGTAGTTCAATGTATGTTTTCTTGGGATATGCATTGACACAAATTACAACGGATTACGCTTACTACACCTCCTGTGCCATTGGCTTCTCAGCAGTTCTTTTTGCCTTGAAAGTTATTGTCGTCTGTGAGGAACATGACAGACCTACTGATGTAGGAGGTTTCAGAGTACCAAGTAAGTTTGCAGTCTGGGCTGAGCTGGTTTTAATTCATCTTCTAGTTCCAAACTCATCATTTATTGGACATCTTGGAGGCATTTTGGTTGGCTGTTTATATTGTTATACATTTGTGGGAGAAATTGTAGACAGTAAATTATCCACCATTACTGGACGACCCATTATCCACGAAGATCAATTTTACAGGAGACGTACTTGGAGATTTTAA